The window TAATGTTAGTATGTCATAACATTACCCTCCATTACTTGgtctttaattttactttatttattatttctaaagaaTGTCAAcaacatttatgaataaagtttatatatagtaaacatCTTAGATTTAAcgcaatgtaaaaaaaaaattcttctaTACTTTGGAGCATTAAATCCTTGAGCATTAGTTATACTAGGTTGATTCTGCTAATGATAAGATATCAAGTAGATAGGTAGatcatataacaatattaagttCTGTCATTTAGTCTTGCTACTTagtacaatacatatattgaacatagttttatttgatgcaacaataataacatatgCTTCAGAGGGAAGCACCACCACCTAGTAAAGACCAGCTAATAAGATGGCACACTGCTCGGTGGGCGAATGTACGCTCTGCCTGGCTACAACGAGCCCACGAAGCGGAGTCCAGATACAGTGCAACCCAGGCTGTACTCAATAAGATTAACATTAAGTGAGTATTTCTTGCTacgacattttattaataattaataaagaccAGTAAGTGATTACcatctgttattattattaagtttgtaCAGATTCACAAATACAGAtaacatcaaataatttattgtgttaatatttttgatttagaaACAGAGAGAGACAGTTTGTGGACATTTATAAGTTACACCtagtaaatatttagtcataatgatattattatattgccAATAATATACCATGGACAACAACTTTCACTAAGTTCCTGACAGCAGTTCTCTTAAATTTCAGTTATCTATTAATTTGTcaaatgttactttttttctgttattttaaaaccctTCTTTTATTTCAGTGCTATGTGATCATCTCTCCAAgaccgatttttttttttcatatttttaatataagcctTATTTGATATGATTTTCTATTAACAATCATTGTGATCAAATTCTATGGgatttgttaaagaaaaatgtgattattatgattttaatctttaataaacgtgtattatttatttatgttttttcttcttattttcTCCCTTGCTCTGTGGACATTCTGATTTCTTGTGACCTTTTTCATTGCAAATATAACAGgactgtaacaaaataaacaacaaaatatcagAATAGAATTTTCCCGCGTGGtaagattcatttaaaaattaaaaatataaataaattccaaaCATCTAAAGTCCCTCACCTGTGATTCAACAATAGTGCCGCAAACATGTCCTTTCTCCTGGCAACACCGTTCACATTTCTCACAGTGTACAAATGTAGGCTTCACACACCTCTTACAAATGTTACAGTGTTTGTATGTCATGCCATTCTTACTGGTGCATTCTCTGCACTTGGTGCAGTGTCTGTTAGATGTGGACACCCAGAATTTACACTTGTCACATAGTTTATAGCTGCTGTCATTGGAGAGGTCAATGGTAGAAAATGGTAGGTTAGTGAAGAACCTAACAGGTGATCCAAATTTGCGACCCCCATTCTTATTTCCAAACTTTTTGTGATTGGCATATTCCACctttaaaacatacaatatatattaaataaaaattttttaaacattaaagataatatacaaataggaaataaattttcatccaAGCCTATTCTTTACCTGATAATCATGCATTTTGATCTCgggcataatatttttaatataaggcTCTGCAAAGTATGGGAAAGCCCATATGATTGGCAAAATTTTATCAGCAGTTTCACATAATGTATTATACAAGTTAGATAGTTCTTTTATAGTCTGTATCAAAGGTTCAACTCTACCTCCAAACGGAGGGTCCATTACAATTGCAAGACCTTTGTTTCTGAAAAACGGTAAATACAGTTAAtacaagaagaaaataaaaccaattttctatattatacatacattagtatattaaaatgaattttggGTTTAATTAGTGGTTAAAAAGTCACAATGCCCACATCTAGCTGTGGGTgcattataatttctaatgtctctgtatttatgttattatagatGAGGAGCCATAGACTATTatcatagattaaaaaaaaatcaatttataacttACTTAGACTGTTTCATGAATttcttaagtattttttcatcCTTATTACCATCAAAGAGGTAGTTGTTAAACATATTGTACCATAAAAACTTGTTAGTTGGATGAAACAGGTGGTGGCGAGTATCATAGTCCAGGAGCAGGGAGTTAAACTCGGGATGATCTTGAGCTGCTTCATGGATTGTTGGAGTGCCAATGCAGACGATATTACTGAAAAATGTTCAAcagttgttatttaaaaatatatttttataaaatctatcaaaacaatattttttaatgtccaAACAAAAGGTATTATTCACTATTACTATTACCTGCAGTTAAAGTCTATAACACAAAATCAATAGCTTTTGAATTatacaatgtaaaaatatactcaTGTACAGCCTAATGAatggttttaatttgtttgtcttAAGATTCGCTGGAAAGAGGAACATAATGCATCCTAGGATTTTCACTCAAAgtgtaaatatacaaaaaactatACAAGTGAAGTATGTATGAGCCATTATCATGAAACAGTTGAtcgtttttgtatatttgtgtGTAAAATGTGATTATCAACATTCAACATACCTTATCTTATTATTAGTCAATATCCCCAGCACAGTGCTGATAGCTTTCTTAGAGAATAAGTACTGTGCTTCATGGCCATCATTCTCGAGGGGTGGTAGTACGGTCGAGGGATGTGTTAGCTGTTCATTGGTCAGTGACAGGATAACTTTGTGATCCTTTATATGTTTCCTACTTTTGGATATTATGTACAGTTCCTTGCAGGTGTTGCAGTATGCTCTGTCTGATGGATGTTGAAGTTTAACCTTAAAAGTGGcacattaacttatatttatatgtataacatcTGTGACAGAAGCTGTATGCTTTAGATatgatattcttttatttaaaaaatatgtgattatttccttaaaattGATTTGTAAGTTTTTCACAAGTAGTACATATttgaattgaatataaataaatttttaacttatactTGGGTCATTTCGCATTTgcgatttataaattaacgtGTACACAGTAAGAGGACAAGTTTTGAGTAATTTAAGAAATCTAACCTCTTGCAAGTTCTTCCATGCAGCTTCTTTGTTTATCTTAGGGATAatgctataatatttttcatttcttttcttCACACCCTCTTTCTTCCACTCTTCTTCCTCAATGTGTACTGTACAGTCCTTCTTATTTCTACATGCAGAACATGCAAAATACCGGCCCTTAGGGGAGGCAAATAAGAGAGTCGGACCGTGCAAGCATAAAGGATGTGATGTTACATCTTCAACAACAACCTCTACAGGGCcagaattttcaattttctctGCAGTTACATACTTCCTTTTCTTAGTCATCTTcagtttattaatgtaataaaaataacgactACACGTGAAAATGGAATGTGACAACAACAGGCTAACAGCACGTCCGTAACTTGTCACTTTTAACCATTGACAGCCTATTGTCAAAAATAAAGCTGGATACCCACCtatgtaattgaaatttttgcttattttGCTTGCTGAGTGATAAAAAGTTAGACTTTCGCAAAGAACCCAAAAGTCTGACTTAAACTGTACTACGTACTTGAAACAGTACAAGAGATGAGCCTGGTATATCAACATCTAAAAACACACAATAGTGTAGAAGCACGACAATCGTCGGTAAGTTTTTGCCTTTACTTCGGATAGAGTTGACCCTCATATATCCCATGGTGAATCATTGACTGGAAACTACCAGGAGTCCATTGACATCCGAACACGTCTTAGCATtccaaacatgaaacaatCGACAGGGAAGGTTCACGACGACAATTTAGCGGTCCTATTAGAGCATCCGGGCTCGAAGCAGGAATTGAACTTGTAAGTAGAAACCTTCCAAAATACTGTTTACGACTACTTTCACGAGCAAAATCTACCTCAAAATTGTTAtgctcataaaaataaagaaaactcgTTCAAGATAGAAATGAGGAGGAATAATCTAGCTAGGGCGGTAAGAtcaattcttaaattaattcaaggaatatcggTGCAAACCGCGGaacatcacaataattttgaccAGGCAAAACATGAAGTAGATTTCGATAAAAAACCCCTTTTGAGTACTCGAAAACCACTTTTAAGAAAGAAAGCTTCTCTTGACCAAGGAACAAATTTACGACcattataaaagcaaatatGAAGTGCCCAAAAGTTTCAGAATATATAGGGATCCGGACGGATACAAACCTGAAATTCTTCGCGTCGACTTCCACGGCATTCCACCAATGATGGAGGAAATAGATTATCATATTAAGAGATAATCGTCTAAATCTGCACCAGGACAcgatggtatcccatatatagtatttaaaaaatgttcatcggttcgtaaacatcttagaaatatattcgataaaatctggtcaaggaaACAAATCCCGGAGTCCGTCGGGAAAGCAATCTTTGTCCTCATTTCACAAAAAGATCGAGTTACGgatccgaaagatactagaccgatagccttaacaagCACTGTAgctaaaatctttttctcggtcctacaaacgagaatgacgccATTCATGCTTAATAACAGATATTTTAAGCCAAATCACCAGAAGGATTTTTTACCGGGGATAtctggatgcctagaacacaacactttgttGTCGGAGAACGTAAAAGATGCTAGAAAAAGCAAGAGGCAAATAATAGTTTGTTATATAGACTTAGAGAatgcgttcgggtcgatacaacatGAGCTAATGTTATTCGCGCTAAAATGGTATAACATTCCAATAGCAATTagtgatatgatcgcgtcatattactcaaaattaaagttttctataatatctAAAGAAGGcgtttcaaaaacttttaagttataatgtaggactatttcaggGCTGTTGTTTGtttccaataatatttaatattgtaattaatattttagtagataaactaataagcaacaataaaaaattgggCTATCAGTTCAAGTTTAATGACaaatacacagaatccatcttagccttcgctgacgatctcgcaatactgacacgtaaccccaaacactgtcaagttaTATTGGTTAAGGtagataaattctgtgagtggacggatggattgaggacaaaaccaaataaatgtcactgtctgtgtcttggtaggcgaaatacaaaatatatctcctacgatccgggattatcgttaggcggtcaatgcctttacggaaaatgctccttttaaatttcttagtcgtaatatagataatatatttagaaggaatagtagatTGCTTTTTGAACGATCTTAACAAGGTCGATAACCAACCGATTAGTAACGTCagaaaagcttggatctacggtAATGATCTAGTATCACGTttgaattggcctttccttGTCTATGATTTTAGTAAGACCCTtctgtcaaaaatatatgcaagCATCGTAAAGCttttgaagttgtggctcgggctcgcgctatcAGCAGATTCGTCAgcgttattcagggatcgaaataattttgggataattctaaaaaggccatcgaaGCTCTATAAACACATAAGAGTTTTCAAGAGCaatatcctggggaaatcccaggatgacgttaTTACATCattcccaaaagacaaagatacCCTAGAGCTAGAATTgagacttcaattccacaatCAGTTTATAATAGGGGAACAAAGTaatagagtagggttaggatcaagtagaagaaggccaaagatacggatatattaaagacccttattcggcaagacgagaattctaaatataagatccatgcaatgagccTAGATATGGAAGATTTTTGCATCCAATTAGCAGTACAATGGCgcactttaattcatgattggtcgtCAGCACtactaaaattttacctcattgcgttccagatgattctcccagatcagagtaatttaataagatggggtaaaggtgccgaaaagacttgctatacctgtgggaaggcagttcaAACTGCTAGGCATTTGTAAGTGGTACgtaaggtactcctggatagcggtcaatactcgcttCGTCaagatagggttctggaaatcatacgtgaagcggttagtctttcggtatccagagcgcaaagggaaataaccaaaaacgagcgatcagtagggctataaaatcaaatttcaaGCCATACACCAttcttaaagcggctacggattggactataataatggatacatatgagaagcaatatagaATCCCAGAgaatatttgtgcgtcggcctccagaccggacatatttttatattcgcgaattttaaagcgcgttgtactcatagagctcacggttccttgggaaaccaatatacccaaagaccatgccatcaggtcaacaagtattgcGAGCTCACTAAGAAAATGttcgttataaatttgtactcggtagaagtaggagcaaGAGGTATAatagccaaatctctctacaacctgttaaaagatttaagcctctcaagaactaacatcagttcattcttggaacttGTGTCGATGGCAGCTCTAGCAGGCTCGTTTCAAATTCGATTaggcagagagaggagcttggacagtggagatGAGCGCTTAATGCGCGATaaataggggccccttaaacctacatatgggtcgcaagtcccaggcaatgttgaagctcctctccttgcaacgcaatggacccggcacccgcacggtgaatccatggaatgctgagaggatTTGTCTTTCTAAAATTATCAGGAATAGGGAAAccatatactttaaaaaaatattttaaactttttttcaaaacttgtttaaaatgttatgtattaacattttttttaacattttctacGTAAGGTTCTTTTACTATTTTGTCTGAGAAACTAagctttcaattttattttattggtttgTGACATAAATAAAGTGTATACATGATATTAGATAAAGCGTTTTTTTTCTCTGACAACTGGCAACATAAACCACAATTTGCTCCTCAGTGTGAATTGTGAAGTATTCCaattattgtcattttatttttcatttaaatacttttttattaaggaaagagcaaaatatattaaaatgagtgGTTTAGTAAGAACAGCGCACCGAGTTATTCAGAGTTGCATAAAAAATTCTGGTCTCACTGGAGCTATAGTGTCCAGAACTCAAGCTCCCGTAAAGCGTGACTTTACTAGGGGAATATGGCACATGAGTTGTTCCAAGAGGATGGATAGCTCGTACACATCAGATCTTCTAAAAAATCACTCCAACACATGCAGTTGTGGTTGTGGTCTCAAAGCTCTTCATACTAAAGGTAAATGTTAACAGTTGCCGACTTTGAGGTTAGGATTGCACCACTCgttattttctgtttaaacaaacaaattaaatttctattacttgctaaactttatgaaatattatgtttatttaacagaCCAACAAGACGAAAAATCTCCAAATCCTAAACCTCTGGGTAAGCCATCCCATCCCTATCCTTTACTTACATAACCTATCCTAGTTTTTATGTTGCATttcctaaatattattattatatgcagTATtcctttgtttaaatatatatgtatgtttttgtagtttattttaataatattagaggTATTTTCTGAAGACCTAAACTTCaagaattgatttttaagtatgtacgtagtaaaacatatatatcaaataaaaggtAAATTCCATTTATAACTTAGACTAAAAATGTACCACTACAAAATCAGATATCAAATATACTCCATACATCCCAGCAGAACTCAAATTctgaattataatacaaataatttggtGTCATCTGCTGGGTAGAACAACCAATATTCACATCCAGGAATGAAGCCATTGCTCTCCTcctgcataaaaatattagacaaaattgaaataaaactaatactttCAATATGTTCCTGTTACTTTGTAGCAACTGTGATCACACAGACGTGAAGATCGTCCCGTCAGGAGTATgttgttgaaattaattataaatatgtaatacacccagaaaatgtattatttttatttcaatgaatacttgcAAAGTCTCAGATCTTATTATCGGTCAAAGTTATTGTAATgtctttattattagaaataataattatttgttggtGTTTGAAATCATCAAATAATGTGGATATTTAAAGAAGGTTTTTATCcaattcttatatttgtattacagGTGAACGGGAACTGGTAGAGTTTCTCACAGAGGAGATAGTTGCTGAACGTAAAGCTCAGAAGGTGAAAACACTTCCTGGTGAAGTAGAAGGATTCAAGGTTCAGGGAGATGGTGCCGAGGTTGTTCTCACTAAGCAGTTGAAGGATgagatgtaataatatat of the Danaus plexippus chromosome 13 unlocalized genomic scaffold, MEX_DaPlex mxdp_15, whole genome shotgun sequence genome contains:
- the LOC116770248 gene encoding rRNA N6-adenosine-methyltransferase ZCCHC4, which codes for MTKKRKYVTAEKIENSGPVEVVVEDVTSHPLCLHGPTLLFASPKGRYFACSACRNKKDCTVHIEEEEWKKEGVKKRNEKYYSIIPKINKEAAWKNLQEVKLQHPSDRAYCNTCKELYIISKSRKHIKDHKVILSLTNEQLTHPSTVLPPLENDGHEAQYLFSKKAISTVLGILTNNKISNIVCIGTPTIHEAAQDHPEFNSLLLDYDTRHHLFHPTNKFLWYNMFNNYLFDGNKDEKILKKFMKQSKNKGLAIVMDPPFGGRVEPLIQTIKELSNLYNTLCETADKILPIIWAFPYFAEPYIKNIMPEIKMHDYQVEYANHKKFGNKNGGRKFGSPVRFFTNLPFSTIDLSNDSSYKLCDKCKFWVSTSNRHCTKCRECTSKNGMTYKHCNICKRCVKPTFVHCEKCERCCQEKGHVCGTIVESQSCYICNEKGHKKSECPQSKGENKKKKHK